A DNA window from Arachis duranensis cultivar V14167 chromosome 3, aradu.V14167.gnm2.J7QH, whole genome shotgun sequence contains the following coding sequences:
- the LOC107479032 gene encoding uncharacterized protein LOC107479032: MPRKSRYNIIREPPKDAGTNDGTEETTVGTTTRGAQTSREETRDRVPPISSSANRAPATRMNEPFRAPCIDHRNAQSSTADDPQTPTDNTETRHRAEVDDHELADEDYDLEADEVPSFDDHIDDLFAAQEVEGQHNNKKAKDKDLWEVTVIEDGVRKVSKLSVKEAIALPSNTKIVLPFNSQLQLIGQAAGLLSGFIGNLGADYSQFPIYLESWKLVSKAKRDHVYNMLKVEL, translated from the exons ATGCCTAGGAAATCAAGGTACAATATTATACGGGAACCCCCGAAAGATGCCGGAACTAATGACGGTACTGAGGAGACAACG GTTGGGACCACGACTAGAGGAGCTCAGACATCACGGGAGGAAACACGTGATAGGGTTCCTCCGATATCATCCTCAGCTAATAGAGCTCCGGCAACCCGTATGAATGAACCGTTTCGTGCACCGTGCATCGACCATAGGAATGCACAATCGAGTACTGCTGATGACCCTCAAACTCCAACAGACAACACAGAGACTCGGCATCGCGCGGAAGTGGATGATCATGAATTAGCGGATGAGGATTACGACCTAGAGGCGGATGAAGTTCCGTCGTTTGATGACCACATCGACGACTTGTTTGCTGCCCAAGAAGTCGAAGGTCAGCATAACAACAAGAAAGCCAAAGATAAAGATTTATGGGAAGTTACTGTTATCG AGGACGGTGTCAGAAAAGTTTCTAAGTTGAGTGTGAAGGAGGCTATAGCCCTCCCTTCTAATACGAAGATAGTACTCCCATTTAACAGTCAGCTGCAACTGATTGGTCAGGCGGCAGGATTACTAAGTGGTTTCATAGGGAATTTGGGTGCGGATTATTCCCAGTTCCCCATATACTTAGAAAGTTGGAAGCTGGTGAGCAAAGCAAAGAGGGATCATGTGTACAACATGCTTAAGGTAGAACTTTAA
- the LOC107479033 gene encoding uncharacterized protein LOC107479033 → MTHKKRDGSYIHPDARVVSEAISNVERQDGSSKQLSQNDSLAQVLGKEHPGRVRALGAGPCPTQIFGNAAGIPSGSTESNAEDKRMIAELTAKLEEERAKRQSIHKVLGYVVQQLGDNLPVEIAEELAFVGGTPDSSCVGPSSSGNHDPQQKL, encoded by the exons ATGACTCATAAGAAAAGAGATGGCTCGTATATCCACCCCGATGCGCGTGTTGTTAGT GAAGCAATTTCAAATGTTGAGAGGCAGGATGGATCCTCTAAGCAGCTTTCACAGAATGACTCGTTAGCACAAGTTCTCGGAAAGGAGCACCCAGGACGAGTTCGTGCCCTAGGTGCTGGACCATGTCCCACCCAAATCTTTGGTAACGCTGCTGGAATACCATCGGGTTCTACAGAGTCCAATGCAGAGGATAAGAGGATGATTGCAGAATTGACGGCTAAGCTAGAAGAAGAGCGGGCGAAGAGACAATCAATACATAAGGTCTTGGGATATGTAGTCCAACAGTTAGGAGACAATTTGCCAGTTGAGATTGCTGAAGAGCTGGCTTTTGTGGGCGGTACACCGGACTCGTCATGCGTAGGGCCATCTTCATCTGGAAACCACGACCCGCAACAAAaactttga
- the LOC107479034 gene encoding pathogen-associated molecular patterns-induced protein A70-like, with amino-acid sequence MVFETASSFIASWLTPTCLFVFVNLVIGTIAIVSRFATHHQRQQVDSSGQLVRSTSLLDRVMSFNLYSYKDDGHNSVQENHELAQQSPGQSVLDQVNSSERMDDSAQYELTRTPSLLERLKSIKFYKSESTKKVKEEEPEFGSGHQPSAKKDGLDRVNSDEDRRIRNLLSRRWEGEELLGEEVDKKADDFINRFKQQLRLQRLDSILRYRELLKRN; translated from the coding sequence ATGGTATTTGAAacagcttcttctttcattgcCAGCTGGCTCACACCCACTTGTCTCTTCGTCTTCGTCAACCTTGTCATCGGTACCATAGCCATCGTTTCTCGTTTCGCCACCCATCATCAACGGCAGCAAGTTGACTCTTCGGGTCAACTCGTCCGTTCTACTTCTCTTCTGGACCGCGTCATGTCCTTCAACCTCTATTCCTATAAAGATGATGGACATAACTCAGTTCAGGAGAATCACGAGTTGGCCCAACAAAGTCCGGGTCAATCTGTGTTAGACCAAGTCAACTCTTCCGAAAGAATGGATGACTCAGCTCAATATGAGTTGACCCGGACTCCATCTTTGTTGGAAAGATTAAAGTCAATAAAATTCTACAAATCAGAATCAACAAAGAAAGTTAAAGAGGAAGAACCTGAATTCGGATCCGGACACCAACCCAGTGCTAAAAAGGACGGGTTGGATCGGGTGAATTCGGATGAGGATAGAAGAATAAGGAACTTATTATCGAGAAGGTGGGAGGGAGAGGAGTTATTGGGAGAAGAAGTGGACAAGAAAGCTGATGATTTCATCAACAGGTTTAAGCAGCAGCTTAGGCTTCAGAGGCTTGATTCAATACTACGTTATAGAGAGCTGCTCAAGAGAAATTAA